A genomic window from Punica granatum isolate Tunisia-2019 chromosome 2, ASM765513v2, whole genome shotgun sequence includes:
- the LOC116195190 gene encoding probable metal-nicotianamine transporter YSL7 has product MAPRGREFEVRNVPSSEMSSANRMAEGDHHEEDADEKLMIEKVFTDTPIPNWRQQLTFRAMVTGFLLSLVFNFIVCKLNLTTGVIPSLNVAAGLLGFAMVKAWTTLLDNFGLLKQPFTRQENTVIQTCVVASSGIAFSSGTATYLLGMSSSIAAQAEGGNTPENIKKLHLGWVIGFLFVVSFVGLFSIVPLRKMMVLKYKLTYPSGTATAFLINSFHTPKGAKLAKQQVSMLFKSFFGSFLWAFFQWFYVSSDGCGFSSFPTFGLKAFRQKFYFDFSATYVGVGMICPYMVNISLLIGGVISWGIMWPLIEKQKGNWYRAELSASSLHGIQGYRVFLAIAMMLGDGLYHVIVMLFKTSTSLIKKASKSKEASTTGGPTVSYDDERRTHYFLKDAIPIWAAVVGYVALAVISICIIPNLIFHQLKWYHLLVAYAIAPVLAFCNAYGCGLTDWSLASNYGKFAIIIFSAWVGLKDGGVVAGLAACGVMMSIVSTASDLMQDFKTGYLTLSSPRSMFFSQVIGTAMGCIMSPLVFWFFYRAYPIGDPDGSYPAPYALVYRGIALLGVEGVSSLPKNCLALAITCFVVAIVMNLLRDLLQHFETNYGFYRYIPSPMCMAIPFYLGSYFAIDMCIGSLILYLWERSNKQKAKDFGPAVASGLICGDSLWGIPAAILSLAGVNAPICMKFLSASANARVDKFLEG; this is encoded by the exons ATGGCACCGAGAGGGCGTGAGTTTGAAGTCAGGAACGTGCCCTCCTCGGAAATGTCAAGTGCCAACCGGATGGCTGAGGGTGATCATCATGAGGAGGATGCGGACGAGAAGCTGATGATCGAGAAGGTGTTCACGGACACCCCCATCCCGAACTGGAGGCAGCAGCTGACGTTCCGGGCCATGGTGACGGGGTTCCTGCTGAGTCTGGTGTTCAACTTCATAGTCTGCAAGCTCAACCTCACCACGGGAGTGATCCCGTCGCTCAATGTGGCTGCTGGCCTCCTCGGGTTCGCGATGGTGAAGGCTTGGACTACTCTCCTCGACAACTTTGGCCTCCTCAAGCAGCCCTTCACTCGCCAGGAGAACACTGTGATCCAGACTTGTGTCGTCGCATCTTCTGGGATTGCCTTCAGCA GTGGGACTGCAACATATTTGTTGGGAATGAGCTCGAGCATAGCCGCACAGGCTGAAGGAGGGAATACACCAGAAAACATTAAAAAGCTCCATCTAGGTTGGGTTATCGGGTTCCTGTTTGTGGTCAGCTTCGTCGGGTTGTTTTCGATTGTCCCCCTCAGGAAG ATGATGGTGTTGAAGTATAAACTCACGTATCCGAGCGGGACTGCGACGGCGTTTCTCATCAATAGCTTCCACACTCCTAAAGGGGCCAAGCTGGCCAA GCAGCAGGTGAGCATGCTGTTCAAGAGCTTCTTCGGCAGCTTCCTCTGGGCCTTCTTCCAGTGGTTCTACGTATCATCGGATGGTTGCGGCTTCAGCAGTTTCCCAACCTTCGGCCTGAAAGCCTTCCGGCAAAA GTTCTACTTTGATTTCTCAGCAACATATGTTGGGGTGGGAATGATCTGTCCATATATGGTGAACATATCACTCCTCATCGGAGGCGTGATCTCTTGGGGCATCATGTGGCCACTCATCGAGAAGCAGAAAGGCAACTGGTACAGAGCTGAACTCTCTGCGAGCAGCCTCCACGGTATCCAGGGATATCGG GTTTTTCTAGCCATTGCCATGATGCTCGGGGACGGTCTCTACCACGTCATCGTCATGCTCTTCAAGACCTCAACCAGCCTCATCAAGAAAGCCTCCAAGTCCAAGGAAGCATCCACCACGGGCGGCCCCACTGTCAGCTATGATGATGAACGCAGGACACACTACTTCCTCAAGGACGCGATCCCCATTTGGGCTGCAGTAGTTGGGTATGTAGCCCTCGCAGTTATCTCCATCTGCATCATCCCGAACTTGATCTTCCACCAATTGAAGTGGTATCACCTACTGGTTGCCTATGCAATTGCACCGGTCCTGGCCTTCTGCAATGCTTACGGATGTGGCCTCACTGACTGGTCCTTGGCTTCCAACTACGGGAAATTCGCCATCATCATCTTCAGTGCCTGGGTTGGGCTCAAGGACGGCGGGGTCGTTGCCGGGCTTGCAGCTTGCGGGGTCATGATGAGCATTGTTTCCACAGCCTCGGACCTGATGCAGGACTTCAAGACGGGCTACCTGACCCTCTCGTCACCTCGGTCCATGTTCTTCAGCCAGGTGATCGGGACCGCGATGGGCTGCATCATGAGCCCACTGGTCTTCTGGTTCTTCTACAGAGCCTATCCGATTGGAGACCCTGACGGGTCTTACCCAGCCCCATACGCCCTCGTGTACCGAGGGATCGCTCTTCTTGGAGTGGAGGGCGTGTCCTCCCTCCCAAAGAACTGCCTCGCCCTCGCCATCACCTGCTTTGTGGTAGCAATAGTGATGAACCTGCTCCGGGACCTGCTCCAGCACTTCGAGACCAACTACGGGTTCTACAGGTACATTCCTAGCCCAATGTGCATGGCGATCCCATTCTACCTCGGGAGCTACTTTGCGATTGATATGTGCATCGGGAGCCTGATCCTTTACTTATGGGAGAGGAGCAACAAGCAAAAGGCCAAGGACTTTGGGCCTGCAGTAGCATCGGGACTCATATGCGGCGACTCATTGTGGGGCATCCCGGCGGCGATTCTCTCCCTCGCCGGAGTTAACGCTCCAATCTGCATGAAGTTCCTCTCCGCCTCTGCTAATGCGAGAGTTGATAAGTTCTTAGAAGGATAG